Proteins encoded by one window of Cylindrospermum stagnale PCC 7417:
- a CDS encoding helix-turn-helix domain-containing protein: MKELRESQKLRTVDVASQIGIGESTVRNWEKGRTIPKLRIDQFNKLLELYKCNFENLTQAVEKTNIRYSRTSQTHQPEES; this comes from the coding sequence ATGAAGGAGTTACGAGAAAGCCAAAAACTGAGAACGGTTGACGTTGCCAGTCAAATTGGTATAGGTGAATCAACTGTGAGAAACTGGGAAAAAGGTAGAACAATTCCTAAGTTAAGAATTGACCAGTTTAATAAACTTCTGGAATTATATAAATGCAATTTTGAAAATCTAACGCAAGCTGTAGAGAAAACAAATATCAGGTATAGCAGAACCAGTCAAACCCATCAACCAGAAGAGTCTTGA